One segment of Schistocerca cancellata isolate TAMUIC-IGC-003103 chromosome 2, iqSchCanc2.1, whole genome shotgun sequence DNA contains the following:
- the LOC126148940 gene encoding uncharacterized protein LOC126148940, whose amino-acid sequence MPKKQNYEIPPWERSNWEFMHEGQKRYAYEQWLMSRVRRGLPIDHDRPSTSGSASGTSSVDEHHVDEEVSHSEEDEDEEAPEEIQQHSAPQRLVPYSDSDEGMSSPMQVDSGKRQAAAGQSGGSKKKKTLTGTAAPSANVLGDSPNTRVDPLPAPSILDTGNITRYRKVHRFFTYGLAYKVIEHEKAVCMITPLAEIPVDRPFLYMTPSEFDLLPGGSRIVHCSVKVIARNPRIAFPTNSSDTELATLNQNKNMITSVGINLKIPGINVKPTAFTANAPMETTAIDHKRKFDSIWKSWYGYRNDEADFLTKVPAHQFGQPVNLKYYYACVSSSKDKGLHNWGWKCVQSCVSEVDADARTGSVIVDYTYTPTLGFLKIPKVANVDIFPITTTSQNVFQRYNINADKHCNPFMSCDSFSLTPFEPARMEEQLVGAVTPVTNAEVSGYNNLIEKADIASVGYNIRLHDTNVQPSLHVGINPTYALSTSSLNSDVTKYTDTQMLFEVIAECSVYADGLETHYPRATVSNVQVSDMIYMSNVKRNEESSVYKGQYEIKQV is encoded by the exons ATGCCGAAAAAACAG AATTATGAAATTCCACCGTGGGAACGGTCTAATTGGGAGTTTATGCATGAAGGCCAGAAACGGTATGCCTATGAACAATGGCTAATGTCTCGTGTTCGTCGTGGTTTGCCTATAGATCACGACCGCCCATCAACATCTGGTTCAGCCTCTGGAACAAGTTCTGTAGACGAACATCACGTCGACGAAGAAGTATCACATAGcgaagaagacgaagacgaagaagcACCAGAAGAAATACAACAACATTCTGCACCACAACGTTTAGTACCATACTCTGACAGTGACGAAGGTATGAGTTCGCCAATGCAGGTAGATTCAGGTAAACGACAGGCTGCAGCAGGTCAATCTGGTGGATCTAAGAAGAAAAAAACGTTAACAGGCACCGCAGCACCATCTGCTAATGTACTGGGTGATTCTCCTAATACTCGCGTTGATCCATTACCTGCTCCTTCTATATTAGATACTGGTAACATTACAAGATATCGCAAAGTTCATAGATTTTTCACATATGGTTTAGCATACAAAGTGATTGAACATGAAAAAGCAGTATGTATGATTACTCCTTTAGCAGAAATTCCCGTTGATCGGCCATTTCTGTATATGACGCCTTCTGAATTCGATTTATTGCCTGGTGGTAGTAGAATTGTTCATTGTTCTGTAAAAGTAATTGCACGTAATCCTAGAATTGCTTTTCCGACTAATTCAAGTGATACAGAACTTgcaacattaaatcaaaataagaatatgattACAAGTGTAGGTATTAATTTGAAAATACCTGGTATTAATGTAAAGCCTACAGCATTTACTGCAAATGCACCTATGGAAACAACTGCTATAGATCATAAACGAAAGTTTGATTCCATTTGGAAGTCATGGTATGGTTATAGAAATGATGAAGCAGACTTTCTTACTAAAGTGCCTGCACATCAATTTGGACAACcagttaatttaaaatattattatgcGTGTGTTTCTAGCTCAAAAGATAAGGGTTTACATAATTGGGGTTGGAAATGCGTACAGTCTTGTGTTTCTGAAGTAGATGCAGATGCACGAACAGGAAGTGTTATTGTTGACTATACGTATACTCCAACATTAGGTTTTCTGAAAATTCCAAAAGTGGctaatgttgatatttttcctaTTACAACTACTTCTCAAAATGTATTTCAAAGGTATAATATTAATGCCGATAAGCACTGTAATCCCTTTATGTCATGTGATAGTTTTTCTTTAACCCCCTTTGAACCAGCAAGAATGGAAGAACAATTAGTGGGAGCTGTTACTCCCGTCACAAATGCAGAAGTATCAggatataataatttaatagaaaaagcTGATATTGCTTCTGTGGGATATAATATTAGACTTCACGATACAAATGTTCAACCTAGCCTACATGTAGGCATTAATCCTACATATGCTTTAAGCACAAGCAGTTTAAATAGTGACGTTACAAAATATACTGATACTCAAATGttgtttgaagttattgcagaatgTTCAGTTTATGCAGATGGTCTAGAGACACATTATCCTAGAGCAACTGTATCAAATGTTCAAGTATCTGATATGATTTATATGTCTAATGTAAAAAGGAATGAGGAATCATCTGTTTATAAGGGTCAATACGAAATTAAACAAGTGTAA